The genomic interval aacttatatcataaaataaaagaaaaaaagtaccaCTCCTCATgtggaaaaaagagagagagaaaaaaccaaaaataaaaacttaTATCGTAAAAAAATCCGtctgacttaaaaaaaattccgacTCTCCGtggagaaaaaagagaaaaaacttaTACATTAAAAATACTGACTCCTaactactttttttaaatatatatatatatatattgaagatatttttgccggtactttacATTCGtgcgcttttggaaatataaatccgtatttgagtcggtttttaaattcgttcgtttttggaaatacagaatgaatcatataagaaatttcttCTAAAAACTCGCGTGCTAATTTGAGAcggtcggactcctaattgcagctcatgattttctaacaaaatatatatgcaagcAAATTtaacacagtgaatttcatcttaactaaaccatataacaataataagattaaaataatcttcactcattgcaacgcacgagcattttttctaTTACTATAGAATTTGTAAGGAGTGGTTTTTAATGTACTATGTATATTTCAAATGAAAGTTAGCAATAGCTTCAATCTTTATGAAATTTTTTCTTTGAGTTTATCATTCTCATCAGATTGCAATGTTTTACCTATGGCCTatttaaactttatatatatttttttcctatattttatAATCCTTTCTTTTATACGCATATTGctatcaaaatattatttacttCCTATACATCGTTCCTAATCTGGAGCCAGGACGTATTGGGAAACAGTTTATGAAACTTTTGTACTCGCCGAAAATTTTCGCAAAGAGGACTTTTAAAAAGCGAGAGTCCAGCCACAAGTCTTTTTTCAATGCTTTACACTGTAGACTGGCAACAAAAAAGCCTGTAAAGTTTGCTGGACCCTGAACATGCACAGGCAAATCTTTACCCAATGAACAAACAATTGGCAAGACACGACATTGGAAAGCAGAGCTCGAATTCCGAGAAGGAATAAATAAACAGAGAGCCTCTCGGTCACGGGCAAAGGTACTGGGTACTCTACCAGGAGTAGCAAAAGTGCAAAACTCAAGGGGCTCGATGAAATTTCTCCCTCAATGCAGTAGTGGGGCAGTATTCTTTTGGACAGCGTTGCAGTCAAACCTAAATAAAGCAAAAGACCAGATCTTGGAGCCCAGGCCCACGGCCCACATCTCCGCCGCTAATCTATATACTAGGATCTCACTAACACGTACTACTACTCCTCTAGTTACGTCGTTTGCATTAGCTTGTGCTGTTGTGCCTAAGTTAATTAATATCCTAATGATCCTTTGCTAGTCTGGGCCAAACAGGACACGGGGCCCGGCACAAGCCCGTCGGACCCACACATCAGTCTGTCAACCCGCTCCCGGTCCCGAACCTGGGCCCACAGGGGCAAAGCCCTGCTGGGTTTTGTTTCCTAGCCGGGGCAGTGCAGTCCAAGATGCAAACTTGCATTGCAGATAGCGCTGCCGCATATGCACGCCGGCCACGGGccacggctgctgctgctgctgctgctgcgcacaGGTGTGGGCAAAGCGTGGTAGGGCCGAGGATAAGCAGGGTGTGATACGGTATCATGGTGCTGTGTCTCTCCCCAAGACTCCCAACTTGGCCCGTGGCCTCTGGGCTGACTGGGCGTGCGCAGCGGGTCGCATGTGCCGCGCCATGTGCACACCGTCTTGTCCTAGTGTGGATCAGTACTGCTACGGCGGCTCGCCCAGTTTTCATGTGGGTTAAAGATCAGGATTGGATCGTCCGCCGATCTGCCTCCTCGGGCTTGTCGCGCCGAGCGAACTGCGGCGAACCTTCTCTGCGTGCACACGGTCGTGCGTGCACAGCCGCCCGAGTGCCCGACGAGCATGCTGTTGTCTACGGCTgcgcctcgcgcgcgcgcggtggatACACACATATGGTCACTTGCCACACAGCCCACACGGCCACACCCCGACGAGTCGCCAGCCAAGGCTGGAACCTGGCAGCTGCGTGGCCCGCAGTATTGCGCCGAGCGAGCCGCGAGAAGTAGTTGCAAGTAGGGCTGTGAACGAGCTGATCTCGAGCGAGCTCTCGCCTAAGCTCTAAGCTCGATACAACCTCGAACCGAGCCTATAAAATATTTGATCTTTCAAACAGCTTGGTTCGAGTTCGATCAAGCTCAAGTTCGACTATCAAGCTTAATTTTCAAgtaaaagaatatatattttgagaataatgtcttaaaaattattaatatcTAGTTAATCATATTAATAGAAGAGgaaacaaataataaaataaatagatgaTGTCAATATAAGACATGCAAATATCATATAATTTATtgaataacaacaaaaaaaatcatatattagtAGACTCGATGGAAGCTTGAGCTCGACTTAACAAAGCTCACGAGTTTTAGGAGAGGCTCAGGCTCAACTCGTTTGGAGCTCAAGCAGTTTACGAGCCTCGAGCATTTTTGACAGCCCTAGAACTTGCAACGACCACCGAGGGAATTCACTGCAAACATTTTTGGATGGTCTGGGTTGGACCTTCAGGCCTCTTTGAATCGctggaatgaaaaaaataaaagaatagaaaaaacacaggattctaaCATAAATTGTAGGGTAAAATAGAAGattgaaaaacacatgaaaaacaaGAAATGGTTGTTTGACTGAGCCGTAGGAAAATACACATAAATTGGAAGAGagagactcaaaggaaattttccaagagcttTAAGttcttgctaagtttcctcctAAATCTCTACGAGATCGTCcaattccatagaaatttcaaaggattggatatgattTAATTCTTTGATTCAATGGTATTGATGTGAATTTTTTcttataggattgaaatccttcaaaattactgtgtttttcctccaaatcaaaatcTACGGTCtgcagtagtactactactattttgTTCTATGGTATTATTTTCTTCCGTATTCGGAGTTCAATCCATTTACCCGCAATTTGAACTCGCCACAGAAAAAGCGAAGTTTTTTGCCGGACCCATATGCGGCGACAACAGAAGACACCCCTTGCTGGCGCCGACCAAGTTCGAATGGCCATTATCCAAAAGTATACTAGCAGCGAACTCGGTTGGGCTGGATTAGGCCCGCggggtagtagtagtagtagtagtatgctGGGGCGCCACCGGCGGGGCCGATCGGTCGTCAAATCCAAAAGAAATCGGAGCGGTGCAATTAAAATCCGCCCAGGCGCACACCCACAAGTCACCAACCCTGCCTCCCTCTACTGTCAATCGATTTGTTCTGCCTTGTGCGGCCGCTAGCTTGTTTTGGTCTGTAGGCAGGCCGCGGGTCCCGATGCGGGATTCAAATCGCGCGTGGGAGACCGCGCGGTTTCTCTGCTCCGCGACTGCGCGTTGCGTATGCGCAGTGTAGTGCGCAGGAAGGCTTGCGTTCATGCGCGCATCGATGCGCTCCGGTCGCGCATACTCCATCCGTTGTTCATTTCTTATCTCTCcccacgtactccctccgtaaaaataaaaaaatagaaaaaaaaaacctggttgtttaatgtttgaccgtccgtcttatttaaaaaaattatgaaaaaattaaaaatataagtcatgcataaaatattaatcatgttttatcatctaacaacgatgaaaatactaattataaaaaaattttatataagatgaatagtcaaacgttggcacggaaacccacggtttgtcttttttgggacggatcccaatacaagggattttgtgtttttgtttacactgtttgatcactcgttttatttaaaaatttttgaaattattatttattttttgtgacaTACTTTATTATcgaaagtactttaagcacaactttccGTCTTTTGTATTTGCACAATTATTGttaataagacaagtggtcaaacagtgcaagcaaaaactcaaaatctcttatattataagacggagggagtaataaaaaGTAAAATCACTAAAATACCCTTTACTCTTTTCGAATACTAATGTAATTATCCCACGCTTTATCTGGTCAcaatatatttgtttctattttatCAACTTTGATATAATAATTGCTTGGAACATAAAAATAGTTTGTGACGGAGGAAATAAATCAATGGCAACCGTATCCGGTCTAATAATCAGGCTTGATACGATCAGACAAGCACTCCTTTTGTTTTGTCTGTGCTCATTCCATtcccaaataaaaaatattacactTAGGTGCGTTCTTTACATCAACTTCAAACTATAATTATCTTATTTTCAATAATATagttttcaaattgctaaactaTGCATTTATGtaaaagttttttatataaaggtttttttggaacaaaggatTCTTTTTAAGGAATTTTAGAGAAATTCAATCATGtgaaaataatttctatatGGACATTTGGGTTATAGGAATAGCTATAAAAATCCTACGGATTTCCTTTGGATTGGCTCAAAACCTAGAAGTTCTAGGGGAATTCTAACATGAGCTTTAATTTCTTAGGGAAAAAAGTCCTTTGTGTCTATCTCTTTTCTTATTCCTGTACTTTTCATGTGCTTATTAAAATGGCTATTTTTTGggggttttttttcctaatccaTAGGATTTGAGGTGTTAGGACACTGCAATAGTGCATTTTTTATGTTCCTGCGTTTTTAAAATCATGTGTTCCGAATGAGGCTGAAATGTTTcttgaaaaattaaataaatttacttttaagtTTATGATAATTGATATGCTAATGACTTATCTTGTATCACGTGtcacaaaaaatttaaaactgcTACTGCTAGTATAGGAAGGGTACGTGCTATTAAATCGATATGAATTTAGAAGATAAgagcagtggcggatccagaaataAATAGCAGTGGGGTCTGAATAAACTAGATAGAGTTACAGTCCCCCTCCCATctacatatggtaaaaaaatttagtggggTCTTTGTGGCGTCTCTCATAGTCTTCACACTAGTAGTGGGGGCTCGAGACCCCGCCGCCCCCATGCTGGATCCGCCACTAGATAAGAGTAATGTGTTTTGATGGCTCATATGGTTTATGGATTATAGAGAGAAgctaaacaaaaatatattaagggtgtgttcggcagtACGATTTTCAACTTCTAGTTCTTTATTTTTAGCTCATGTTTTCCTAAAAATTAAACGgtacataaaaaaatcatacatagAGCCGTACTTATCGGACCAGGTATCCACGGATAACCAAACCCAAGGGCAAAATTGCAAACACTCCATGAGAGACTACGAACTACTAAGTACTCCTACCGCTGTGTGAGGCTTTCTTCTTTGTCTCCTCAACGGCGACGAGCGGTGGCAGTGAACCTCGTTGGCCTTACAGCCTCTGACAACCCCCACCACGATCACGATGGATTATAAGTGGTGGAAGACTAGAGGTCGGCGCAGGGGTGTCACTCACGCGACGAATGCTTGGGCAAtggtcatcgccgccgccgtgatcgTCTTGGCCGCCTTGCTCATCACCGGTCTCGTTGTCGTCTGGGTATGGTGGCGTGTGGTGAAGGCCAATGCCACGACGCCTCCCACTCCCCCTGTCCTTGCCCCTCGGGTGACGGTGGCGGTAGAGGCAACCGAGGTCtgagctccggcggcgacgagtgCGATCTAGGAGTAGAACCACTGCGGTCTCTGCATTTCTACTTGTGCTTGAATTCGTATTGTAGAATTAGTAGTAAAATTGGCTCTGCATTTCTGCAATAATGATGGTGGGAGGGCGGGCGCTGCCTCGAGACGGAGCGCCTATgtgacgacgtcgtcgtcgctgctgccgcTCCAACACCCACTCCCTGCACACAGTGCACACAGCCGAacaagggagagagggaagaggaagaagggaagaagagaggatgacacgtgggccccacatgtcagtggcccataatttttttaatgataaatggGTCCATGTATTATAATGGCATACCATATCAATGTCACGTTGGACGAAGACcaggtcaataccgccacgtatGCACCACGCCAGCGAAACAACCCTCTAAAAAcgtcaagggagtcaaattacaccggttttaatagttgaggctTTGGGGGGTCGATATATCTGGTATTGTGATTCaaggatacgaatcagatttGGTCATTAGTTTAGGGAGTGAAGGTGGACTTTTTCCTAATGAAAATGGGTTGCAAGAATCATCATTATTCATGACCTTTGGCCCAAGTGTGGTACTCAGTTTCATCTCAGTAGAGTACAAATCGAATGGGTTAGGACGTGAATGTTAATATGAGCGTTGCCGTTTCATAGACTGATTCAAGAAAGCAGAGTCTTAAAAATCTAACTCCCACAAATCCACGAGGAAAGATAGTATTAATTAGTAGGTTCATACCAGAACAGCAATAGTGTTACATAACATGGGGattatacaagtatacaacaatGGGAGAAACAAAGATAAAAACCTGACGCCTTCTTTTCTGTTAGGTTTCCCCCAGCATTTCCAGAACAAGGGAGAAAAACACTAATCTAAATAAGCCGTATACAAAATGAATCAGAATCAGATAGTGGCAGCCAATCATGGTTTCCATGGTGCCGGAGGCGGTGGGGGCGAAGGGAACATCGGCGGCACGGCAGAAAACATAGTGTTCTTATCCACGCCATGGCCTTCACCTGACAATGCTACTAATGCTGCAACTAGACCGGCATTGCCAGCTAGAGTTGCTTCCGTGTAGTTGTAATTCTTGCGAACATCCTTGAAGCCGTCGTGGCGATCAGGGCCAGCTACCATCGCTCCGACGATGATGTTAGGGTTTGGTTTCTTGGTTTCTCTCCACTTCCAACCTCCTTTGCAACCGTAGTGGACACCATTCTTTGGGATCGAGGCACCCCGATGATGAACATGTTTAGGGTAACGGTTTCCGTAACCAACCACATAGCTCATCTTCAAAGGATTTTTTCCTAAGATGTATTCGATCTGAAATAAGTAGTGAATTAGTATCAGGAGTTAAAAACTGCTGGAATTACAAGATTCCAACATTTTAAACTCTGCAAACCTACTTGAGTTCTTGCAAAATTGCGCAGAGTTTCAATTGGGTAGAAATGGGGCCCACAATACCAGCCAGGGGTATCTGCAGCCTCAAGATAGTCACCGTACAAAGAAGCAAGGAATGCAGCGTTCACCACATACTGAAGAGGTTGTGGCCTCCCGTGATTCAACTGGATCAAACCACCTGAAATACAATAAtaatagggcctgtttagttggtgaaatgaaaatttttgggtgtcacatcggacatttgaccggatgtcggaagggcttttcggatacgaatgaaaaaaataatttcataactcgcctggaaaccacgaggcgaatcttttgagcctaattaagccgtcattagcacatgtaggttattgtggcacttatggctaatcatgaactaattaggctcaaacgattcgtcttgcgatttacatgcaaactgtgcaattagtttttctttttatctatatttaatactccatacatgtgtccaaagattcgatgtgatgtttttgcgaaaagtttttggggaactaaacagggcctaagtaaCTAACTGTTCACAAACCAATGTGTGACTGTGTGATTCAGTGAGTTCAAGGTCAAACCTTTTGTCCTGTTGAAAGACTTGAAAATTGGAAGATAAGAGCACATAATAATGCTTGTTTGATTGTGGAATGTCCTGAGGATCTCTTCATATGGATAACCAGGACTTAAGAAGAGCCTTAACCGGCTCAAAAGAACCTGTAATGACAGACCATAAAATAAGTACcaattgatatgttaaatccgTTTATTTGTtcatctggatttttttttactagctactgctatgtactccctccatccctaaatgtttgacgtcgttgacttttttaaacatgtttgaccgttcgtcttatttaaaaaaattaagtaattattaattctttttatatcatttgattcattgttaaatatatttttgtgtatacatatagttttacatatttcacaaaagtttttgaataagacgaatggtcaaacatgtttaaaaaaatcaacggcgtcaaacatttagggaaggagggagtagcaaagAATTTTAGCTCTTGAAGGTTAAGAAATAGCATATACACAAAAGTTACCAGGTTCTATGATTCAACGGGTTAAACTAGAGAGAAGTGTGACCAATTCTTTTGACACACATAGTTGAAACCTACCAGAACTGGTTATTTAACAGATGAGCCCAAATGCAGGTTGCATGCTGAAAACAATTGTTATCATGGGTCACATTTTTAGGAAATTCCAAAGAACAAAAAAGGGAGACAGGACAACACTGACGGTGTTCCAAACCTTAATATATCATACAAGTTGTGTACCTCTTTCTCTATAATTGTTACTAATGCTCTACATTTCAGGTCTTGATATACCACATAACAAGTTGACTCCACACAAGATAGCTACTGCAACTAAACCACCTCACATATTATATACAAAATTGGTGATTCAACAGATAGTCCTATATTATAATGATCAGCATGTTAGATACGGAATATTCATGTCAAGCATCAACCAAGTACCAAATTAAATGCCAATGGGTCAACCTGGGGAATGTCTATATCATTACTTAAACAGAAGAGAACAAATGCAATTACCTGTGCACCAGTAAGCTTATTGTCCCAGCTGAATACACCGTAGTCTGGACCACCCCAGTAAGCACCAGCATGCTTTGCAAGCTTGGGGTGTGTTGCCAACTGCAGGTACGATGAATTGCCGGTTGCGAGATACATCCATGAACCACCCCATACAAACTCATCCCAGTAGCTGGTTGAGTTATAGAATTTTGCAGCATCGGAACCACCTGCACTATATCTTCCACGGTTTTGCCTTGCAAACTTGAAGAGGGTGGTAGCACCATGTACCAGCTTCTGCGAGTACGCCTTATTGTCCTTGAACACAATTGATGCTGCTGCCAATGATGCAGCCATCTCAGCCGCAAGATCTGAACAAGCATGGCACTCAACTACTGGGCGAGGGTAGTCAATGTCCTCTGGTCTCATCCAACAATAGTGATCGTTCGGTTGAGTCGAACCGGGTGATGTTGCACCGCTCCCCACCTGCACCCACCATAAAATCTCGAATTAGCAATGGCTCTGATGGCAAGAACTACAATCCCTCTGCACATATCCATGTTTGCATCTTTGTTTTACCTGCATAACGACACGATCAATGGTATCCGCCGTTGAGTTGAAGGTCTTCAAGAAGTAATCGGCCCCCCACTTGACGGTATCACGGATATGGCCAAGTTCCCCAACTGCCTCGTATTTAGCACTGTACTCGATGACGCTCCAGCTGAGG from Oryza glaberrima chromosome 3, OglaRS2, whole genome shotgun sequence carries:
- the LOC127767393 gene encoding endoglucanase 9 — protein: MSMYGRDPWGGPLEICHDSATDDDRSRNLDLDRGALSRTLDETQQSWLLAGPGDQGRKKKKYVDLGCLVVSRKLFVWTVGVLLAAAVFAGLVAGIAKAIPRHHRPPPPPDDFTVALRKALMFFNAQKSGKLPKNNNVHWRGNSCMKDGLSDPAVGRSLVGGYYDAGDAVKFNFPAAFSMTLLSWSVIEYSAKYEAVGELGHIRDTVKWGADYFLKTFNSTADTIDRVVMQVGSGATSPGSTQPNDHYCWMRPEDIDYPRPVVECHACSDLAAEMAASLAAASIVFKDNKAYSQKLVHGATTLFKFARQNRGRYSAGGSDAAKFYNSTSYWDEFVWGGSWMYLATGNSSYLQLATHPKLAKHAGAYWGGPDYGVFSWDNKLTGAQVLLSRLRLFLSPGYPYEEILRTFHNQTSIIMCSYLPIFKSFNRTKGGLIQLNHGRPQPLQYVVNAAFLASLYGDYLEAADTPGWYCGPHFYPIETLRNFARTQIEYILGKNPLKMSYVVGYGNRYPKHVHHRGASIPKNGVHYGCKGGWKWRETKKPNPNIIVGAMVAGPDRHDGFKDVRKNYNYTEATLAGNAGLVAALVALSGEGHGVDKNTMFSAVPPMFPSPPPPPAPWKP